The following are from one region of the Lineus longissimus chromosome 19, tnLinLong1.2, whole genome shotgun sequence genome:
- the LOC135503380 gene encoding putative nuclease HARBI1, whose protein sequence is MARLIRLADELGRRQMRRERVFRDRTNPLERYDDSEIYDRFRFRREDTFELTDMLGDEIKSPTNRNHSIRPVLCILTALRFYATGNYHLVTGDLFGIHRTTASRMIRRVSDSLARRLDDTSQNEFEYVNRKGVHSINAQAICDSGNIFLNGVIRWPGGTHDSRILTNSEISRDFETGRISGFLIGDSGYPLRQWLMTPLYVAANRKERRYNTSHKRTRSVIERTFGIWKRRFHCLHNKLRMTPERCCVVIAATMVLHNIAMRKGLPDFDDEIPDEMEDIHGEYDGQENGQEIRRQLIDNVFA, encoded by the exons ATGGCCAGACTTATACGGCTTGCGGATGAGTTGGGGCGTCGTCAGATGAGACGTGAGAGGGTTTTCAGGGATAGAACGAATCCACTCGAACGGTACGATGATAGCGAGATCTATGACCGATTTCGATTTCGGAGGGAAGACACCTTCGAACTGACGGACATGCTAGGGGATGAAATTAAAAGTCCAACTAACAGAAACCATTCGATTCGGCCAGTTTTGTGCATTCTTACGGCACTGAGATTCTATGCAACTGGCAATTACCACCTTGTCACAGGAGATTTGTTCGGGATACATCGAACCACTGCATCAAGAATGATCAGACGGGTTTCGGACTCTCTGGCACGCAGATTGGACGA cacaagtcaaaatgaatttgaatatGTGAATCGGAAAGGGGTACATTCTATCAATGCTCAGGCAATATGTGACTCGGGAAACATATTTCTGAATGGTGTGATTCGATGGCCTGGCGGTACCCACGATTCCCGCATCTTAACCAACAGTGAAATATCCCGCGACTTCGAAACTGGACGGATAAGTGGCTTCCTAATCGGAGACAGTGGGTACCCTCTTCGACAATGGCTGATGACGCCACTGTATGTGGCAGCAAATCGGAAGGAGAGGAGATACAATACGTCACACAAGCGAACCCGTAGTGTTATCGAGCGCACATTCGGCATATGGAAACGTCGATTCCATTGTCTTCATAACAAACTACGAATGACACCAGAGAGATGCTGCGTAGTGATCGCTGCAACTATGGTATTGCACAACATTGCCATGAGGAAGGGACTGccagattttgatgatgaaatccCAGATGAAATGGAAGATATACATGGTGAATACGACGGACAGGAAAACGGACAAGAAATAAGGCGACAGCTCATTGACAACGTTTTTGC